Below is a genomic region from Planctomycetaceae bacterium.
GAACCCTCGAAAGGAACGAGGTCCAGGCCTGTCGATGTGGTATGTCATTGCCATCGGCGTCATCCTGGTGGTCGTCCTGTCTGTTGCCAGCCGGAATCGTACCGGCGAACGAATCGACTACAGCCAGTTTCTGGAGGAACTTCAGAAGGGCAACTACACCTCCGCAAATGTGCATGAATTGACAATTGGCACATCAGCCCTGGCGTGGCAATCGCACGCCACTAAGGATGTCAGTGCTTCAAACGTCACTGACTTCAAACGCTTCTACGTACCCATTCTGCCGTTGAGCGATGTGGGTCGCGCGAACCTTGAGGAACTGCTGAAGTCGAAATCCATCAAGTACAGCTATGCTGAGCCACCATCGGAATGGGCGGCTCTGGCCCCGATGATGTTGTTCACTATTCTGCTGTTCGTCGCAGTGCTGCTCTTCCTCCGACGAATCGGTGGAGCTGGCTCAGCGATGTCGTTTGGGCGAAGTCGTGGTCGTCTGTACGCGCAGGAAGATGTTCGAGTTACATTTGCCGATGTGGCTGGCATTGAAGAGGCCGTCGAAGAACTAAAGGAGATCGTCGAATTCCTGCGAACTCCTCAGAAATATCAGGCACTGGGCGGTCGAATTCCGAGGGGCGTTTTGCTGGTGGGTCCTCCGGGAACCGGTAAGACAATGCTTGCCAAGGCAGTTGCGGGCGAAGCCGGAGTCCCCTTTTTCGGGCTGTCTGGTTCCGACTTTGTTGAAATGTACGTTGGTGTTGGGGCCGCTCGCGTTCGGGATATGTTCCAGCAGGCACTGCAGCGTTCGCCGGCCATTATCTTCATTGACGAACTGGATGCCCTGGGCAAAGTTCGCGGAAGCGGCGCTCCCGGAGGTCACGACGAACGAGAGCAAACTCTGAATGCGCTCCTGGTGGAAATGGACGGATTCGGCACCGACCAGAGCGTGATCGTAATGGGAGCGACCAATCGTCCGGAAACACTCGACCCGGCCCTGATGCGCCCGGGGCGATTTGATCGACATGTTCTGGTGGATCGCCCTGATATCAAGGGGCGAGAGGCCATTTTGAATGTCCATGCCCGAAAAGTAAAACTGGACACAAACGTTGACCTCAAACGACTGGCGAAACTGACACCGGGATTTGTTGGTGCGGATCTTGCCAACCTTGTCAATGAGGCAGCCTTATTGTCAGCGCGTCGTGATGAAAAACGTGTCACGATGCGGTCATTCGAAGACGGTATTGAACGGGTGATGGCGGGGCTGGAGAAGACCTCCCGGATCATTCTGGACGATATCAAACGCCGTGTGGCCTGCCATGAATCGGGCCATGCCCTGGTTGCGGCCAGCTTGCCGCACACGGATCCGGTCCACAAGATCTCAATCATTCCCCGAGGTATGGGAGCATTAGGGTACATGCTTCAACTGCCGGAGAATGAACGTGAATTACTGACGCAATCGGAATTGCAGAGCCGCATCGCTGTTCTCCTGGGGGGCATCGCGGCCGAACAGATCGTCTACAACGAGACTTCAACGGGAGCACAGAACGACCTGCAGCGTGCCACCGATTTGTCTCGCAGAATGGTGACGGAGTTTGGAATGAGCCCAAGGATGGGGCGAATGTACTACAGTGAGGCGCAACGCTCGCCGTTTCTTGCTGGCGCAGGTGCGGTTGTATCAGAATCCATCCACGCGGAAGCCACGCTTCGAGAGATCGACCAGGAGGTAAAACGGCTGGTCGATGAAGCCTACCGGACGGCATTTGAAACGCTGACATCTCAGCGCAGGACGCTTGATAAGTTGACGGCTGATCTGATTGAGATGGAAACGATGTCTGCTGAACACATGCACCTTGTAATTGAGCAGAATCGCACCGGGCCCAAGATCATGCATGGCACGAACCTGGCGCTGCCGGAACCGCCAACGCCCGGAAGCACATCCACGACCGAAGATGCAGAGCCTCCTTTGCGCGATGCCGCTGACGCATGACAACAATTTGTACTGATTTGTCGCAGGCATCGTCCGTCAAGTCGGAACGTCAATCCTGGTAACCGTTTACCGTGTTTGATGAAAATTGCGAATTGAATGCGTACAATGATGCGTGCGCTGGCGAAGCATGTCACCATCCTGGTGGCATGAGTTTACCTGCCAGGCATTCGAACTCGTCGAAGACCAGACGAAATCCCACCTCCACGATCCCACTGCTTCGGCAGTTCCCTTCAATTTGCCTGCCCCGGAACCTTACCTGGTCCCGGAGAAAATCCTGCCGAGACCATCCAAGTACACAGAACCCATCCGTGATCACAGAATTCATCCATGAACACAGCGGCGTCCATCAAATTACGCACTCCTCTCTTCCTCAGATTGCTTTTGTTCGCCTGTCTGACGGGATGCGGTAACAAGGCTGAGATCCGCGAGTACGTCGTAGAGCCTGAAGAAGACAAGGTCATCACATCAGAAGTGTTGCGTCGTTCGTTTGGCTCGATTCCACTCAAGTGGACCCAGCCCGAAGGCTGGCGGACTGCGGCAAATGATCAGTTCAGCGTGCTCGCATGGGTGACCAGTGATCAGAAGGACGTGGAAGCAAGAGTCACTTTGACGGATCTCCCCGGCTCTGCCGGCATCGTGCCGCAAATTGCCCGCTGGCGCGGTCAAATCGAACTTGATGATGCGGCACCGGACGAGATGATGAAGGATGTGGAGACCATTGATCTCGGCGATGGGCAGACCGGTTCCTACGTGCAGTTGAAAGGGAAGAAGGAATCGATTCTCGCGTTGATTCTTTCTGTGGAAGATAAGATGTGGGTGTTGCGTTATCGAGGAAATGAGATGGCCGTCAGAGACAGTGGCGCTGAGTTTCGACGTTTTTGTGAGTCAGTGCGAGTGGTGAATTAGCGGGCATGAATTACCAGCCCGGGGTGACTTTTGAAATCTGTATTCGACTTCGTTTTGTTTCTTGACCACGGTGAATTGGCGTTGAATTTGGTTCTGGGGCGAACGTCCCTGAGGAACGGATGAATCGATATGATGCCTGTACTGTGCAGGCATTGTTTCTGAGCGACATTGGATCGAATCGGTCATCGACAGGATCGATCATCGATAGGGTCCAGGCGTCAGCTCGATTTTGGGCAGGGCCTTGTCCTTGTGAGGATCGCGAAGCATGTCAACGACAACGATTCCGAGTTCGTTTCACACTGCAGACGATGATCAAACCAGTCGGCAATCGTTTATCGAAGTGGTCACGCCTGTGCTGCGTCCGCTGGCTTCGATGAAGTTGACGATCGTGCTGTTCGCTCTTTCAATGTTCATCGTGTTTGTCGGCAGCCTCGCCCAAAGCCGACGTGATGTCTGGTTGGTGATGGGCGACTATTTTCGCACTTTTCTTGCCTGGATTGACCTCGCAGATTTGTTTCCGCCATCCATGTTCCCTCAGCTTGGGGACTACGACTGGTCTCGGCTGGGTGCGTTTCGATACATCCCTTTCCCTGGCGGATGGTTGATTGGGACTGTCATGCTGATGAACCTGACCGCCGCTCATTTACTGCGGTTCAAGGTTCGTGTCTCCGGTACCAGGCTCTCGGCTGCGATTGTTGTGCTGGCGCTCGGGGCCGCTTTGACAAGTGTTGTTATCTACACCGGAAATGTGCAAACCGGAGTGGAAACCGGCAACTTTATTCTGACCGACAATCAGCTCTGGTACACAGTGCTGGCCGTGATGGGTGTCAGCGGAGGGCTTTGTATCGGGGCCGCCGCACAAGTTGTGGGCGGTGCTGAAACCCGAAATGCACAGATCATCATGCTGGCCTTGGGGGCGATTATCCTTGGTGTGCTGATCTACTTTATCATTGGTGGCGACGATGCGAGGCTGAAACCGTCGTCCATGCGTATTCTGTGGCAGTTGCTGAAGGGTAGTTTTTGTTCGGCCATCCTGCTGATTGGTTGCAACATGCTGTTCGGAAAACGCGGCGGGATCGTTTTGCTGCATATCGGAGTTGCCATGCTGATGATCAGCGAGGTGGTTGTCGGACTCCATGGCAAAGAGAACATGCTTTCGCTGGTCGAGGGACAATCGTCAACCTTTGTCCGCGACATCAGAGAACGTGAACTGGCAATTGCGGTACGGCAGGAAGATGGTCACGACAAGATGGTGGTGATACCGGAAGCGGCAATTGTCGACGCTGCCCGCCAAACCGACGCAGAGAATCAGATCATTCCACTCGAATCTCTTCCGTTCAACGTAGCTGTCCGTAAGTTCGTTCGAAACAGCCAACTTCGCCCTCTGCTTCCGAATGATGAAATTCAGACTGAAACGGGGCTTGGATCCTTCGCGGCTGCGGTCGAGATTCCGGCGGTGACCGGTATGGACGACACCAACGATGAGAGCGCTGTTTACGTCGATGTCATCGACAAGAAAACCAGTGAAGTCAAATCGACCATTCTGGTGGCCCAGAATGTGAGTGAACTTCGTTCTGTACCTATTGCCGAACAGGTGTCCTTCGATGGGAAGGACTATCGCTTCTACCTGAGATTCCAGAGAAACTATCGTCCATACGAGGTGGAACTACTGGATGTCAGCCGGACGGATTATGTCGGCTCCTCAACGCCTCGGGATTACCGTTCAACCATCGCCATTCTGAATCCTGAAACCGGAGCAAAGGAAGAATTCACCCTGTGGATGAATAATCCGCTGCGTTATCAGGGCGAGACATTCTATCAGTCAGGGTACAACAAACTGGAAGATGGGACCGAAGCGACAACCCTGTCTGTGGTTCGCAACAGTGGATGGATGTTGCCATATATCGCCTGCATGATTGTTTCTTTTGGGATGTTTGCCCAGTTCTGGCACACACTGACCCGCTATCTGGACCGAATTGAACGCACACCAGTCAAGGGGGCGCCCGGAGTCGATGAGTCCGATGGTTCGGTGAAGTCCGATGCGAGCTCTGCGCTGGCGTCGACCAGCATTGATTCGAAGCAAGAATCTCAGGATCGTTCAGACGCATGGCGAACGTGGGTTCCGGTCGTCACAGTTTTGCTCTTCGCAATCTGGCTCAGTAAAGACATGCGAACCCCCAGGGATGTTCAGGGGGCGATGAAT
It encodes:
- the ftsH gene encoding ATP-dependent zinc metalloprotease FtsH — its product is MPEDKESGSANGEGQAPKNPRKERGPGLSMWYVIAIGVILVVVLSVASRNRTGERIDYSQFLEELQKGNYTSANVHELTIGTSALAWQSHATKDVSASNVTDFKRFYVPILPLSDVGRANLEELLKSKSIKYSYAEPPSEWAALAPMMLFTILLFVAVLLFLRRIGGAGSAMSFGRSRGRLYAQEDVRVTFADVAGIEEAVEELKEIVEFLRTPQKYQALGGRIPRGVLLVGPPGTGKTMLAKAVAGEAGVPFFGLSGSDFVEMYVGVGAARVRDMFQQALQRSPAIIFIDELDALGKVRGSGAPGGHDEREQTLNALLVEMDGFGTDQSVIVMGATNRPETLDPALMRPGRFDRHVLVDRPDIKGREAILNVHARKVKLDTNVDLKRLAKLTPGFVGADLANLVNEAALLSARRDEKRVTMRSFEDGIERVMAGLEKTSRIILDDIKRRVACHESGHALVAASLPHTDPVHKISIIPRGMGALGYMLQLPENERELLTQSELQSRIAVLLGGIAAEQIVYNETSTGAQNDLQRATDLSRRMVTEFGMSPRMGRMYYSEAQRSPFLAGAGAVVSESIHAEATLREIDQEVKRLVDEAYRTAFETLTSQRRTLDKLTADLIEMETMSAEHMHLVIEQNRTGPKIMHGTNLALPEPPTPGSTSTTEDAEPPLRDAADA